In Methanosarcina barkeri MS, a single window of DNA contains:
- a CDS encoding ABC transporter ATP-binding protein has product MHTIEFESVSKSFSEKTILEDISFSVKQGEIFGLLGPNGAGKTTLIRLLLDIIRPDSGEILVFGDFLSPAAKNRIGYLPEERGLYKKTRLLDMLVYLAQLKGVPEKQAHLNAESLLKSLELEQYKNKKVEELSKGMQQKIQFLSAIIHEPELLILDEPFSGLDPVNTKTVMAKILGLRAAGKTIILSTHMMEQAQTLCDRILMLNKGKRVLYGSVDDIRREHGKNSLIVEFAEKGDLNTIREISGIKKVIEHGKSVEIFPEDEISVQILLEELVQKANLIRFEKKLPSLNEIFIQTLESASNE; this is encoded by the coding sequence ATGCATACTATAGAATTTGAAAGCGTATCAAAGTCTTTTTCAGAAAAGACTATTCTCGAGGATATCTCGTTTTCAGTGAAGCAGGGCGAGATCTTCGGGCTTCTAGGGCCAAATGGGGCAGGAAAAACAACGCTTATAAGGCTTCTTCTTGATATTATCAGGCCGGACTCTGGGGAAATACTTGTCTTTGGGGATTTCCTGAGCCCTGCTGCAAAAAACAGAATTGGATACCTTCCTGAAGAACGGGGATTGTATAAGAAAACAAGACTTCTTGATATGCTGGTTTATCTTGCACAGCTTAAAGGCGTACCAGAAAAACAGGCTCATTTAAACGCTGAGTCCCTTCTCAAATCCCTAGAATTAGAGCAATATAAAAACAAAAAAGTTGAAGAACTTTCCAAGGGAATGCAGCAGAAAATCCAGTTCCTTTCCGCAATTATCCATGAACCTGAACTTTTAATCCTTGATGAACCCTTTTCCGGGCTTGACCCTGTAAATACGAAGACAGTTATGGCCAAAATCCTGGGACTCAGGGCAGCAGGAAAAACAATAATCCTTTCCACCCATATGATGGAACAGGCCCAGACACTTTGTGATAGGATCCTTATGCTTAACAAAGGCAAGAGAGTACTTTATGGCTCTGTAGATGATATCAGGAGGGAGCATGGAAAAAACTCTCTGATCGTAGAATTTGCAGAAAAAGGGGATTTGAATACAATTCGGGAAATTTCTGGCATAAAGAAAGTAATAGAACATGGAAAATCGGTTGAAATTTTCCCTGAAGATGAAATAAGCGTCCAGATCCTTCTTGAGGAGCTTGTCCAGAAAGCAAACCTCATACGTTTTGAAAAAAAGCTTCCTTCTCTGAATGAGATCTTTATTCAAACTCTGGAGAGTGCTTCCAATGAATAG
- a CDS encoding dihydrofolate reductase family protein codes for MIPKVIIHNSISLDGSTTGFEANIGVHYKILSSYLPDAMIVGSNTAKTGTQFFCEKIPPEEEADFKKPEIQPDDPRAYWLIADSKGILEGLMHVFRRSEFSKDAIVLVSQKTPEAYINYLKERNYDFIQTGSDRVNIRQALKIANERYGFELVVSDSGGVLNSILLEHGLVEEISLILTPEIVGKNGTNLFRTLEKSGTRLELLRDEIVEKQYVHLLYRVLKK; via the coding sequence ATGATACCAAAAGTAATAATTCACAACAGTATAAGTCTCGACGGCTCTACTACGGGCTTCGAAGCAAATATTGGAGTTCATTACAAAATCCTGAGCAGTTATCTGCCAGATGCCATGATAGTAGGCTCGAACACTGCAAAAACCGGAACCCAGTTCTTCTGCGAAAAAATTCCGCCTGAAGAGGAAGCGGACTTCAAGAAACCTGAAATTCAGCCTGATGATCCCAGGGCATACTGGCTGATTGCAGACTCAAAGGGAATCCTTGAAGGGTTAATGCACGTGTTCAGGCGTTCCGAGTTCAGCAAAGACGCTATCGTTCTGGTCTCACAAAAGACTCCTGAAGCTTATATAAATTACCTCAAAGAAAGAAATTATGATTTCATCCAGACTGGATCAGACCGTGTAAACATTAGACAGGCACTGAAAATTGCAAACGAAAGATATGGTTTTGAACTTGTAGTTTCAGATAGCGGGGGAGTTCTGAACAGCATATTACTCGAACATGGACTTGTCGAAGAAATCAGCCTAATCCTCACTCCTGAAATAGTAGGGAAGAATGGAACAAATCTTTTCAGGACCCTGGAAAAAAGTGGTACTCGGCTTGAACTTTTAAGAGACGAAATTGTGGAAAAACAATATGTACATCTGCTGTATCGGGTTTTGAAAAAATAA
- a CDS encoding class I SAM-dependent methyltransferase: MQAKRDIPHRELKLSVKQAEALGYYDFMSYLEVPYYHVGGLTSTKKLAELCRIDSKKKVLMVGCGSGFSACYLAREIGCEVVGIDIAKLSIEKAKKRAKRQEVSDKAEFIVGDAHALPFEAGTFDAVITEFVSQFLDREIAFKEFARVLKSGAYVGMNEMYREKEISAKAAKEIAQAEKIIGEITGLPFSLLLPEKWKEELEKAGLKDVNVRMCKPIRYLQETKYMVEAMGGTWSFVEYLIDTISKMLKYYLLSKKIRYRFKRLEKSKKILLRKKSTSKYVGYVLATGKKKVFWKKI, from the coding sequence ATGCAGGCCAAGAGAGACATTCCACACAGAGAACTAAAACTTTCAGTTAAACAAGCTGAAGCTCTGGGATATTACGACTTTATGAGTTATCTGGAAGTACCTTATTATCATGTAGGTGGCCTTACCTCTACCAAAAAACTTGCTGAATTATGCAGGATTGACTCTAAGAAAAAAGTCCTGATGGTTGGATGTGGAAGCGGTTTTTCTGCCTGTTACCTTGCCAGAGAAATCGGCTGTGAGGTAGTAGGAATTGATATTGCAAAACTTTCGATTGAGAAAGCAAAGAAAAGAGCAAAAAGACAGGAAGTTTCAGACAAAGCAGAATTCATCGTCGGAGATGCTCATGCCCTGCCCTTTGAAGCAGGGACTTTCGATGCCGTGATAACAGAGTTTGTGTCCCAGTTTTTAGACAGGGAAATAGCTTTCAAAGAATTCGCAAGGGTTCTTAAGTCGGGGGCTTATGTGGGGATGAACGAAATGTATAGAGAAAAAGAGATTTCTGCCAAAGCCGCCAAAGAAATCGCTCAAGCCGAAAAAATAATTGGAGAAATAACAGGACTTCCGTTTTCCCTGTTGTTACCTGAAAAATGGAAAGAAGAACTTGAAAAAGCAGGATTGAAAGATGTTAATGTAAGAATGTGCAAACCTATCCGGTACCTTCAGGAAACAAAATACATGGTAGAAGCGATGGGGGGCACCTGGAGCTTTGTAGAGTACCTCATAGACACAATTTCGAAAATGCTGAAATACTACCTATTAAGTAAAAAGATCCGATACCGGTTCAAAAGGCTGGAAAAAAGCAAAAAAATTCTCCTCCGAAAAAAATCAACCTCAAAGTATGTGGGTTATGTATTAGCTACGGGAAAAAAGAAGGTTTTTTGGAAAAAAATATAA
- a CDS encoding helix-turn-helix transcriptional regulator gives MKTSLIDLAFLSEKRKDVLLLLEEGPKTGDEIKTALNVNSTSIMPQIKKLKEGRLIVQDDKNTYKLSEIGEIVVEKMEPLLNTVRVFEENYDYWTSHDFTAIPEYLLNRIDELGNYFMLEPDLNRLFEIPEDFRSNLLESKHVKMFLSYFNPLHVEMYLELAQKEAEICLILTEPVFDRMKKDYYEDLKFLLESKNVEIYTCEKSVTLKDVVTERFCSLVLFDKKGKFDHQRLMSFDESALKWCEELFSYYKDRSTQLEKL, from the coding sequence ATGAAAACATCACTTATTGATCTGGCGTTTCTTTCAGAAAAAAGGAAGGATGTATTACTCCTGCTAGAAGAAGGGCCAAAGACTGGAGACGAAATAAAAACAGCCCTCAACGTCAACTCAACATCGATAATGCCCCAGATCAAAAAACTAAAAGAAGGACGCCTGATAGTACAAGACGATAAGAATACCTACAAGCTCTCGGAGATTGGAGAGATAGTAGTCGAAAAGATGGAGCCTTTACTGAACACCGTAAGGGTTTTTGAGGAAAATTACGATTACTGGACAAGCCATGACTTTACTGCAATTCCCGAATATCTCCTTAACAGGATTGATGAATTAGGGAACTATTTCATGCTTGAGCCCGACCTTAACCGGCTTTTTGAAATTCCTGAAGATTTCAGAAGCAACCTTCTGGAATCAAAACACGTCAAGATGTTTCTCTCATATTTCAACCCTCTTCACGTTGAAATGTACCTGGAACTTGCACAAAAAGAGGCTGAGATATGTCTTATCCTGACAGAACCCGTTTTTGACAGGATGAAAAAGGATTATTATGAGGATCTGAAGTTTCTTCTGGAATCGAAAAATGTTGAAATTTACACTTGTGAAAAAAGCGTAACACTGAAAGACGTAGTGACAGAGCGTTTCTGCTCGCTTGTGCTTTTCGACAAGAAGGGAAAGTTTGACCATCAACGCCTGATGAGTTTTGACGAGAGTGCACTGAAATGGTGCGAAGAACTCTTTTCATACTATAAAGACAGGTCCACACAACTGGAGAAACTATAA
- a CDS encoding response regulator, producing MKKILIVEDNPMNMELILDLLEFYGHNITKAEDGVKALERLAETKFDIILLDMQLPKMDGLEVLDQIKKNPATADIPVIAVTAHAMKGSEEHFIEMGCVDYVSKPIDIHKFRALIDKYLGDDSS from the coding sequence ATGAAAAAAATCCTGATTGTCGAAGATAATCCCATGAACATGGAACTGATCCTGGACCTTCTGGAATTCTACGGACATAACATAACTAAAGCCGAGGATGGGGTAAAGGCCCTTGAACGCCTTGCTGAAACAAAATTCGACATTATCCTGCTGGATATGCAGCTTCCGAAGATGGACGGACTTGAGGTTCTCGATCAAATTAAGAAAAACCCTGCGACTGCAGATATCCCCGTGATAGCGGTTACTGCCCATGCTATGAAAGGCAGTGAAGAACATTTCATAGAAATGGGCTGTGTGGACTATGTCTCCAAACCTATAGATATTCACAAATTCAGGGCTCTGATAGATAAGTATCTGGGAGATGATTCATCTTAA
- a CDS encoding response regulator: protein MNVSRKILAIIYIIFALLISVVIFASQSILGSTFSDLQKKEATDNVEKIENMIDLQILQLEKINSDLSSRDDVRNLMLNQGLQNLSSGTPLGDIFSISGCDFIFLVNHSGYIVYSEISDPEPSTSASTLNVSTVTVSTVNASTVNASTVNASYLPIVRQRINDGSLLCKETETSLNGLFLLKNGPAIISSQPVFAAPDNNESSGTIILGKYLDSSFIESVQESTGSTFALYSFNNASSDLLQAFFENPGPNFTYTVTGEHVICYSVLEDLSGSPAIVIQTDADSSIYAEGQKALRYIVFFLLFAGLTIGASCKFLLDREVVSRIVAIDNFVEKVRLNENFSERFPMDGDDELSRLSEGINQTLDRLKTTSNEFKAQEHEKKLILDSLSELVVFMDSDLKIIWLNKAALDYMGMKMDDVIGQHYQDLYILYKENPGKSPVLKALESGNEEFGEVVTQDGKVWTITAIPIKNEDSRITGILKTGFDITVHRRSEEKLIQAKLEAEEANNSKSEFLTNVSHELRTPLNSIIGFSDILLDKVFGDLNEKQFRYISNISTSGKHLLALINDILDLSKVEAGKMELHYSEFSIDSVFEEVKAVLSPLIQVKSLEVTFNVESDVTTLEADRGRLIQILYNLVSNAIKFTPNGGKVSVYCKESGNRALISVIDTGIGISAEDQVKLFQPFTQLDASTAKQYCGTGLGLALVKKIVNLHQGDIWVESDPGKGSNFTFSLPLRKPLELRKASKIGIEDVILEFEMSKAAALSVKENIENSQEEVELPEICPSEKGDVKQELILVVDDDKSSSELLSIILKDAGYSVALLYSGKRVLEVAKSLKPDIITLDVFLPDTNGWLVLRQLQNDPYTASIPVLIISMTNNNELGITLGATYSFAKPVKRIELVNSLREITGKFRFESPKVLIVDDDENTVELLSSMIEPEGFEVIKAYSGREGLQNLFLEHQPDILILDLMMPGISGFDVISSMRADVRTKNIPLIVCTSGELTEKNLEELNSELKGHLISILKKGTFGRKELINRIKQLTMLKRRNDEKNPDCRR, encoded by the coding sequence ATGAACGTTAGTAGAAAGATCCTTGCTATTATCTATATCATCTTTGCTCTTCTCATTTCAGTTGTTATTTTTGCATCTCAGAGCATTCTCGGTTCCACTTTTTCCGACTTGCAGAAAAAAGAGGCAACTGACAACGTAGAAAAGATAGAGAACATGATCGACCTTCAGATCCTACAGCTTGAGAAGATTAATTCTGATCTCTCTTCAAGAGACGATGTCAGGAATTTAATGCTTAATCAGGGTCTTCAGAATCTCAGCAGTGGAACTCCACTCGGTGACATCTTTTCCATCAGTGGGTGTGATTTTATTTTTCTGGTAAATCATTCAGGGTATATTGTGTATTCTGAAATTTCGGATCCCGAGCCTTCTACTAGCGCTTCCACTCTTAATGTTTCTACTGTTACTGTTTCTACTGTTAATGCTTCTACTGTTAATGCTTCTACTGTTAATGCTTCCTATCTTCCCATAGTCCGTCAGAGAATTAATGACGGCAGTTTACTCTGTAAGGAAACTGAAACTTCTTTAAATGGTCTGTTTCTGCTGAAAAATGGTCCTGCAATAATCTCTAGCCAGCCTGTGTTCGCTGCACCGGATAATAACGAAAGCTCAGGTACAATCATTCTTGGTAAATATCTTGATTCGAGTTTTATCGAATCTGTTCAGGAAAGTACAGGAAGTACATTTGCACTTTATAGTTTTAACAATGCATCCTCGGATCTTCTTCAGGCTTTTTTTGAAAATCCTGGTCCGAATTTTACATATACGGTAACTGGAGAACACGTCATCTGTTATTCCGTGCTTGAGGATCTTTCTGGAAGCCCAGCTATTGTAATCCAGACTGACGCAGACAGCAGTATCTATGCCGAGGGTCAGAAGGCTCTCCGATACATAGTGTTTTTCCTTCTGTTCGCAGGTCTCACGATTGGGGCAAGTTGCAAGTTTCTTCTCGATAGGGAAGTTGTATCCCGAATAGTTGCAATTGATAATTTCGTGGAGAAAGTACGACTAAATGAAAATTTCTCCGAACGATTTCCCATGGATGGAGATGATGAGCTCTCAAGGCTGTCCGAGGGAATAAATCAGACTCTTGACCGCCTGAAAACTACTTCTAATGAATTTAAAGCCCAGGAACACGAAAAAAAGCTAATCCTTGATTCTCTCAGTGAACTGGTAGTCTTCATGGACTCCGACTTGAAAATAATCTGGCTAAATAAAGCAGCTCTTGATTACATGGGCATGAAAATGGATGACGTTATCGGGCAGCATTATCAAGATCTGTATATTTTATATAAAGAAAACCCGGGTAAATCTCCAGTACTGAAAGCACTGGAATCTGGGAACGAAGAGTTCGGGGAAGTAGTTACGCAGGATGGAAAGGTCTGGACGATCACTGCGATTCCTATAAAGAACGAAGACAGCAGAATAACCGGGATCCTGAAAACAGGGTTTGATATTACCGTACACAGGCGTTCGGAAGAAAAACTAATTCAGGCAAAACTGGAAGCTGAAGAAGCCAATAATTCCAAAAGTGAATTTCTTACAAATGTGAGCCATGAGTTGCGAACACCTTTGAATTCCATTATAGGCTTTTCGGATATTCTTCTTGATAAAGTTTTTGGAGATCTTAACGAAAAGCAGTTCCGATACATAAGCAATATCTCAACAAGTGGGAAACATTTGCTGGCACTTATAAATGATATCCTCGATCTCTCAAAAGTAGAAGCCGGAAAAATGGAACTTCACTACAGTGAATTTTCTATTGATTCTGTTTTTGAAGAAGTTAAAGCTGTTCTTTCTCCTCTTATACAGGTAAAATCTCTTGAAGTAACTTTTAATGTAGAATCCGACGTTACAACGCTCGAAGCCGATAGAGGTCGCCTAATTCAGATTCTTTACAACCTCGTAAGTAATGCAATAAAATTTACTCCAAATGGTGGAAAAGTCTCGGTATATTGCAAAGAAAGTGGAAATCGAGCTCTTATTTCAGTCATAGATACCGGTATAGGCATTTCTGCCGAAGACCAAGTAAAACTTTTCCAGCCCTTTACCCAGCTCGATGCCTCAACAGCCAAGCAATATTGCGGCACAGGGCTTGGTCTTGCTCTTGTGAAGAAAATCGTGAACTTGCATCAGGGAGATATCTGGGTTGAGAGCGATCCCGGGAAGGGCAGTAACTTTACCTTTTCACTTCCTCTCAGGAAACCGCTGGAGCTCAGGAAAGCCAGCAAGATTGGAATCGAAGATGTAATCCTAGAATTCGAGATGAGTAAAGCAGCAGCTCTTTCAGTAAAAGAAAATATAGAGAATTCGCAGGAAGAAGTAGAGCTGCCCGAAATCTGTCCCTCTGAAAAGGGAGATGTTAAGCAGGAACTTATTCTGGTCGTTGATGATGACAAAAGTTCCAGTGAACTTCTTTCCATTATCCTTAAGGATGCAGGATATAGTGTGGCTCTACTTTATAGTGGAAAAAGAGTTTTAGAGGTTGCAAAGAGCCTGAAACCTGATATTATTACTCTGGACGTCTTTCTGCCGGATACTAATGGTTGGCTTGTCTTGAGGCAGCTACAGAATGACCCTTATACGGCTTCTATACCTGTACTTATTATTTCCATGACCAATAATAACGAGCTTGGAATTACCCTCGGGGCAACTTACTCTTTTGCAAAGCCGGTAAAAAGAATTGAACTGGTAAACTCTCTCAGGGAAATTACTGGAAAGTTCCGGTTCGAATCTCCTAAAGTTCTTATAGTAGATGACGATGAAAATACTGTAGAACTACTGAGCTCGATGATTGAGCCCGAGGGCTTTGAGGTTATAAAAGCTTACAGCGGGAGAGAAGGCCTACAGAATCTTTTCTTAGAGCATCAACCCGATATTCTGATTCTTGACCTCATGATGCCGGGAATTAGCGGGTTTGATGTTATATCCAGTATGAGGGCCGATGTACGCACAAAAAATATTCCTCTTATTGTATGCACTTCTGGTGAGCTTACTGAGAAGAATCTCGAGGAACTGAACAGTGAGCTAAAAGGACATCTTATTTCTATTCTGAAGAAAGGCACTTTCGGAAGAAAAGAATTAATTAATAGAATAAAACAATTAACTATGCTGAAGAGGCGGAATGATGAAAAAAATCCTGATTGTCGAAGATAA
- the mtaA gene encoding methylcobamide:CoM methyltransferase MtaA: MSEFTLKTRLLAALEGKPVDKVPVCSVTQTGIVELMDKVGAAWPEAHTNPELMAKLAIANYELSGLEAVRLPYCLTVLGEAMGCEINMGTKNRQPSVTASPYPKNLDGAAVPADLLQRNRIPAVLEAIKIVREKVGPDVPIIGGMEGPVTLASDLISVKSFMKWSIKKTDLFEQALDISTEAAIAYANAMVEAGADVIAIADPVASPDLMSPDTFRQFLQSRLQKFSASVNSVTVLHICGKVNAILSDMADCGFEGLSVEEKIGNAAEGKKVIGDRARLVGNISSPFTLLPGPIDKIKAEAKVALEGGIDVLAPGCGIAPMTPLENVKALVAARDEYYA, from the coding sequence ATGAGCGAATTTACACTTAAAACGAGACTCTTAGCTGCCCTTGAAGGCAAGCCCGTTGACAAAGTACCTGTCTGCTCCGTAACCCAGACCGGGATTGTAGAACTTATGGACAAAGTTGGAGCTGCCTGGCCTGAAGCTCACACTAATCCAGAACTTATGGCAAAACTAGCAATTGCTAACTATGAACTTAGTGGACTTGAAGCTGTGAGGCTCCCCTACTGTCTTACCGTTCTTGGTGAAGCAATGGGCTGTGAAATCAACATGGGTACCAAAAACAGGCAGCCGTCTGTCACAGCTAGCCCCTACCCCAAAAACCTCGATGGTGCAGCCGTCCCTGCAGATCTCCTGCAGAGAAACAGAATTCCAGCCGTACTCGAAGCAATTAAAATTGTCAGGGAAAAAGTAGGACCTGACGTGCCAATTATAGGAGGTATGGAAGGCCCGGTTACACTAGCTTCCGACCTGATAAGTGTAAAATCCTTCATGAAATGGTCCATTAAAAAAACTGACCTCTTCGAGCAGGCTCTTGATATCTCCACAGAAGCTGCAATCGCCTATGCAAACGCAATGGTCGAAGCTGGCGCAGATGTTATCGCTATTGCAGACCCTGTCGCCTCTCCTGACCTCATGAGCCCTGACACATTTAGACAGTTCCTTCAGTCAAGGTTACAGAAGTTTTCCGCTAGCGTTAACTCCGTGACTGTACTCCACATCTGTGGTAAGGTTAACGCGATCCTCAGCGACATGGCAGACTGCGGTTTTGAAGGACTCAGCGTAGAAGAAAAGATCGGTAACGCAGCTGAAGGAAAGAAAGTCATTGGAGACAGAGCAAGATTAGTAGGAAATATTTCCAGTCCTTTTACCCTACTGCCTGGACCTATTGACAAGATAAAAGCTGAAGCAAAAGTAGCTCTTGAAGGCGGCATAGATGTGCTTGCACCTGGCTGTGGGATTGCACCCATGACTCCTCTCGAAAACGTCAAAGCCCTGGTTGCAGCAAGAGACGAGTACTACGCCTGA